In Oryza glaberrima chromosome 8, OglaRS2, whole genome shotgun sequence, the following are encoded in one genomic region:
- the LOC127783149 gene encoding putative disease resistance protein RGA1, translating to MAESLLLPVVRGVVGKAAGALVQSVTRMCGFDGDRHKLERQLLAVQCKLSDAEAKSETSPAVKRWMKDLKAVTYEADDVLDDFHYEALRRDAQIGDSTTDKVLGYFTPHSPLLFRVAMSKKLNSVLKKINELVEEMNKFGLVERADQATVHVIHPQTHSGLDSLMEIVGRDDDKEMVVNLLLEQRSRRMVEVLPIVGMGGLGKTTLAKMVYNDTRVQPHFELPMWLCVSDDFNVVSLVRSIIELATRENCTLPDRIELLRSRLHEVVGRKRYLLVLDDVWNEEEHKWEEMRPLLHSAGAPGSVVLVTTRSQRVASIMGTVPAHTLSYLNHDDSWELFRKKAFSKEEEEQQPEFAEIGYRIVKKCKGLPLALKTMGGLMSSKKRIQEWEAIAGSKSWEDVGTTNEILSILKLSYRHLPLEMKQCFAFCAIFPKDYQMERDKLVQLWIANNFIQEEGMMDLEERGQFVFNELAWRSFFQDVKVESFHVGIKQTYKSITCYMHDLMHDLAKSVTEECVDAQDLNQQKASMKDVRHLMSSAKLQENSELFKHVGPLHTLLSPYWSKSSPLPRNIKRLNLTSLRALHNDKLNVSPKALASITHLRYLDISHSSELENLPDSVCMLYSLQTLRLNGCEKLQHLPEGVRFMSKLRHLYLVGCHSLKGMPPRIGQLKNLRTLTTFVVDTKDGCGLEELKDLHHLGGRLELFNLKAIQSGSNAREANLHIQENVTELLLHWCHDIFEHSGRDFDIDVVNNKKEILEFSLPPSRLETLRVWGSGHIEMSSWMKKPQIFLCLKELHMSECWRCKDLPPLWQSVSLESLSLSCLDNLTTLSSGIDMAVPGCNGCLEIFPKLKKINLHYLPNLEKWMDNEVTSVMFPELKELKIYNCPKLVNIPKAPILRELDIFQCRIALNSLSHLTSLTQLNYVGDCGVSMDLVIPIRSWPSLVTLELTSLWNLLLPEEQQTTMPPLESIRKLSIRYSSCFFSPNSSNWPFGFWDCFAFVEELSIASCDDLVHWPVKELRSLNSLRYVKINDCKNLTSSSSEEFLFPSGLETLYIGFCSNLLEIPKLPASLETLCINGCTSLVSLPLNLARLEKLRELRLFYCSSLRNLPDVMDGLTGLQELCVRQCPGVETLPQSLLQRLPNLRKLMTLGSHKLDKRCRRGGEYWEYVSNIPCLNIDFIEERQNKGFAKRFLPCCSALN from the coding sequence ATGGCAGAATCGCTGCTCCTCCCGGTGGTGCGCGGGGTGGTCGGCAAGGCGGCCGGCGCGCTCGTCCAGAGCGTCACTCGCATGTGCGGCTTCGACGGCGATCGCCACAAGCTGGAGCGCCAGCTTCTGGCCGTCCAGTGCAAGCTGTCCGACGCCGAGGCGAAGAGCGAGACCAGCCCCGCCGTGAAGAGGTGGATGAAGGACCTCAAGGCCGTCACGTACGAGGCCGACGACGTCCTCGACGACTTCCACTACGAGGCACTGCGCCGCGACGCCCAGATCGGCGACTCCACCACCGACAAGGTACTCGGCTACTTCACGCCGCACAGCCCCCTCCTGTTCCGTGTTGCCATGAGCAAGAAGCTGAACAGTGTCCTCAAGAAGATCAACGAGCTGGTTGAAGAGATGAACAAGTTTGGCCTAGTGGAGCGTGCAGATCAGGCAACAGTACATGTGATCCATCCTCAGACGCACTCCGGCCTCGATAGCTTGATGGAGATCGTTGGCAGAGACGACGACAAGGAGATGGTGGTGAATTTGTTACTTGAGCAGCGATCCAGGCGGATGGTTGAGGTGCTACCCATCGTAGGGATGGGGGGATTGGGCAAGACAACACTTGCGAAGATGGTGTACAACGACACAAGGGTTCAACCACACTTTGAGTTGCCCATGTGGCTCTGTGTCTCGGATGATTTCAATGTTGTTTCTCTAGTAAGATCCATTATTGAATTGGCTACCAGGGAAAATTGCACCTTGCCAGACAGAATCGAACTATTGCGCAGCCGTCTACATGAGGTGGTAGGCCGCAAAAGGTATCTACTTGTTCTTGACGATGTTTGGAATGAGGAGGAACATAAATGGGAGGAGATGAGGCCGTTGCTGCATTCTGCTGGTGCTCCAGGAAGTGTAGTACTTGTCACAACTCGGAGCCAGCGGGTAGCATCCATAATGGGCACAGTTCCTGCTCACACGCTATCATACCTAAACCATGATGATTCATGGGAATTATTCCGGAAGAAAGCATTCAgtaaagaagaagaggagcagcAGCCAGAGTTTGCAGAGATTGGCTATCGTATTGTCAAGAAGTGCAAAGGGTTACCTCTTGCTCTGAAGACAATGGGAGGCCTTATGAGTTCCAAGAAGCGAATCCAGGAATGGGAAGCTATTGCAGGAAGCAAGAGTTGGGAGGATGTTGGGACTACAAATGAGATCCTATCCATACTAAAACTGAGCTATAGGCACTTACCACTTGAAATGAAGCAGTGTTTTGCCTTTTGCGCAATCTTCCCAAAGGACTACCAGATGGAGAGGGACAAGTTGGTCCAGCTCTGGATAGCGAATAATTTCATCCAAGAGGAGGGGATGATGGATTTGGAAGAGAGAGGACAGTTTGTTTTCAATGAGCTAGCGTGGAGGTCCTTCTTCCAAGATGTAAAGGTAGAAAGTTTTCATGTCGGGATTAAACAGACTTACAAGTCAATTACATGCTACATGCATGATCTAATGCATGATCTAGCAAAATCTGTCACAGAGGAATGTGTTGATGCGCAAGACCTGAACCAGCAAAAAGCCTCGATGAAAGATGTCCGCCATCTGATGTCAAGTGCCAAGTTGCAAGAGAACAGTGAATTATTTAAACATGTGGGACCTCTTCACACATTATTGTCACCATATTGGTCAAAATCATCACCACTACCCAGAAATATCAAGAGATTAAACTTGACGTCTTTACGAGCATTGCATAATGATAAATTGAATGTTTCTCCAAAGGCATTAGCAAGTATAACACATTTGCGATACCTTGATATTTCTCATTCTAGTGAGCTAGAAAATTTACCTGATTCAGTATGTATGTTATACAGCTTGCAAACTTTGAGGTTAAATGGTTGCGAGAAACTTCAGCATTTACCAGAGGGTGTGAGATTTATGAGCAAGCTCAGGCACCTTTATCTTGTTGGTTGTCATAGCTTGAAAGGCATGCCACCAAGAATTGGTCAGCTAAAGAACCTCCGGACTCTTACCACATTTGTTGTGGATACCAAAGATGGATGTGGGCTTGAAGAACTGAAAGACTTGCATCATCTAGGTGGCCGACTAGAACTGTTTAATCTGAAAGCTATACAAAGTGGGTCAAATGCAAGAGAAGCCAATCTCCATATCCAAGAAAATGTAACTGAGTTGTTGTTGCACTGGTGTCATGATATATTCGAGCACAGTGGCCGTGACTTTGATATCGATGTTGTTAACAACAAAAAGGAGATCTTAGAGTTCTCTTTACCTCCTAGCAGGCTTGAAACATTGCGGGTATGGGGTTCCGGTCATATTGAAATGTCATCATggatgaaaaaaccccaaatTTTCCTATGCCTAAAAGAACTCCACATGTCTGAATGCTGGAGATGTAAGGATCTACCACCGTTATGGCAGTCTGTCTCTCTTGAGTCCCTGTCTTTATCCTGTTTGGATAATTTGACCACATTATCTAGTGGCATTGACATGGCTGTTCCAGGATGCAATGGTTGCCTGGAAATTTTTCCAAAGCTGAAGAAGATAAATTTACATTACTTACCTAACTTGGAGAAATGGATGGACAATGAAGTAACATCGGTGATGTTCCCTGAGCTCAAAGAATTAAAAATTTACAATTGTCCAAAGCTAGTGAATATTCCAAAAGCTCCTATCCTACGAGAGCTGGATATATTCCAGTGTAGAATTGCATTGAACTCACTCAGCCATCTTACATCACTTACCCAACTCAACTATGTTGGTGACTGTGGTGTTTCTATGGATTTGGTAATACCAATACGCTCTTGGCCATCTCTTGTGACATTAGAGCTAACCTCTTTATGGAACCTGCTTCTCCCAGAGGAGCAGCAGACGACCATGCCCCCTCTGGAATCAATTCGGAAGCTGAGCATACGGTATTCTAGTTGTTTCTTCTCACCTAATTCGTCAAACTGGCCCTTTGGTTTCTGGGATTGCTTTGCATTTGTGGAAGAGTTGTCGATAGCGTCATGCGACGATCTTGTCCATTGGCCTGTGAAGGAGCTCCGTAGCTTGAATTCCCTTCGTTATGTAAAAATTAATGATTGCAAGAATCTGACCAGTTCATCATCAGAAGAATTCTTATTCCCGTCCGGTCTGGAAACGTTGTACATAGGATTTTGCAGTAACTTATTAGAGATTCCCAAGCTCCCTGCTTCACTGGAGACACTGTGCATCAATGGATGCACTTCTTTGGTGTCTCTGCCACTAAATCTTGCAAGACTTGAAAAGTTGAGAGAACTTAGATTATTTTATTGCTCAAGTCTGAGAAATTTGCCTGATGTTATGGATGGCCTCACTGGTCTTCAGGAACTGTGTGTTCGGCAGTGCCCTGGGGTAGAGACACTGCCACAGAGTCTTCTTCAGCGACTGCCAAACCTCAGGAAGCTAATGACACTAGGAAGCCACAAGTTAGATAAGCGAtgcagaagaggaggggagtACTGGGAGTATGTCTCTAATATTCCATGTCTGAACATAGACTTCATAGAAGAAAGACAAAACAAGGGGTTTGCAAAGAGATTCCTGCCTTGCTGCTCAGCTCTCAACTAA